Sequence from the Paenibacillus riograndensis SBR5 genome:
TTAAGCTTCAAGTCATATAAGCCCAGTACAATATCTCTTCTTGCAGCATTTAACAGTTTAGCTGGAATAAACGCATTGCATTCCTCATAATCGACCTGATGGAGCTCGAATATCGTATCATTTAATCTGGAGAATTGCTTGATGACCTGGTCTTTGGTTGTTGGATTATTAATGGCCCCGCCTAGCATTTCCTCACTTTCATAGGAATAATTAAAGCCTAAGCCCTCCGCATCTATGACGAGCTTTGAATCTGGACGTGCATATACTCTAATATCCAGGTTGAACCGCTTAAATTCCTTTTCCAGTGATGCTTCTAATTCTTTGTGGTAGAAAAAATCCTTCGTTTTATATACTACATCTCCCATAGACATCTTTTCTTTGATTTTGATATAGCAGACATCATCTGCTGTGTTGATTAAGCCGCCGTCTTTATTGTACAGTTTGGCAACTGTTAGATTAACATCTTCATTGCCATGACTTATTCGGATGGTATCGTTTTGATTTATAGGACGTGTAAGCTTTATTTCATACCTGTCTTTCTCAATCTTGCTGATGGTTCCAATGGGATACCCAAAGTTATTAGGCCTTGAGATGTTTGTAATATTTCTTCGATCTTCGTGAAACAAATATCCTTTAGTAAATGTCCTGTTGAAGGTTTTTTTCAGATTTTCTTTATCTTCTGCGGTGATATTATGATCTAAGGCCATGCGATATTTGGATACAACATTAGCCACATACGTAGGCACTTTCATTCTGCCTTCTATTTTCAGAGAATCGATTTCTTGTAAATCATGGGTATAATCGATCGTATTCAAGTCCTTAGTAGATAGAATATAGCTTTTCCCTAAAGATGTACCTGTTGTCTTATCGATTAGCTCATACTCCTTACGGCATGAACCTACACATCTTCCGCGATTTGCGCACCGAAAGCCGGTTAATCCTGACATTAGACAGTTTCCCGAATAAGATACACATAAAGCACCGTGCACGAAAATTTCTAAAGGGATGTCAGCTACTCTTTTGATCTCTTTGACTTTTTCAATCTCAACCTCACGGGACAGAACAACTCTTTTCGCACCAAGTTTTTTAAATAATAAAGTTCCGTCTAAATCGTCTATCCCCATCTGAGTGGAACAATGTGCTTCCATATCAAGAAAGTTGTTAACGATATAGTCGAAAGCCGTCAGGTCCTGGACGATAATGCCATCCACACCGATTTCATTTAACTCGCGGATCTGCTTTTTCATCTCTTCAACTTCGTTTTCGAACACGATGGTATTCATCGTAACATAGATTTTAACGTCCCTCAGGTGCGCATACGTAACAGCCTCTTGTAACGATTCCACATCAAAATTAGATGAGTAAGCACGTGCACCAAATTTTTGCATGCCTAAGTATACCGCATCACAACCATTAGATATGGCAGCTTTCAAAGCTTCCATATTACCTGCTGGCGCTAATAATTCAGTCATAAATTATCCTTACCTCCTGCTTCAATAACCGCTCAAACTTAGCACCATTGATCATAAAATAAGAACTACACTTAAGCTACGGCAAAAAGCACAAGCCAATGGCTTGTGCATGA
This genomic interval carries:
- a CDS encoding U32 family peptidase produces the protein MTELLAPAGNMEALKAAISNGCDAVYLGMQKFGARAYSSNFDVESLQEAVTYAHLRDVKIYVTMNTIVFENEVEEMKKQIRELNEIGVDGIIVQDLTAFDYIVNNFLDMEAHCSTQMGIDDLDGTLLFKKLGAKRVVLSREVEIEKVKEIKRVADIPLEIFVHGALCVSYSGNCLMSGLTGFRCANRGRCVGSCRKEYELIDKTTGTSLGKSYILSTKDLNTIDYTHDLQEIDSLKIEGRMKVPTYVANVVSKYRMALDHNITAEDKENLKKTFNRTFTKGYLFHEDRRNITNISRPNNFGYPIGTISKIEKDRYEIKLTRPINQNDTIRISHGNEDVNLTVAKLYNKDGGLINTADDVCYIKIKEKMSMGDVVYKTKDFFYHKELEASLEKEFKRFNLDIRVYARPDSKLVIDAEGLGFNYSYESEEMLGGAINNPTTKDQVIKQFSRLNDTIFELHQVDYEECNAFIPAKLLNAARRDIVLGLYDLKLNSQQKRTKTVSAKEKISFAPVTPYLTASVTNKVQYDACVSCGIKEIYFDNVVRRNQNDYKEKEGQLLIGGYGGIYHYRDTNPFVTDYSLNVVNATSCYELYRLGAKRVTLSYELNKSQIEDLMIAYYKENDGYPALEMIVYGKTPLMFTKYCPMRKMNQCRVCKTKSYQLKDEHGTFPIISHEDCTTTLLNGKTLNLLDELPNIKGIEALRLNFTVESKEQVVQVIHMASGKLNGSMNNAVFNQETDTRGHFNKEIV